The Aspergillus fumigatus Af293 chromosome 3, whole genome shotgun sequence region TCTCGGCGCCTCGCTTAGCGGTATTGCGCTTTGCCGTTGTGGGGTTAGCCTCTGCCCTCTTAGGGGAACGCTCATCCCGTGACTTTCTTCGCCCTTTACACCTGAGGCAGTAACATCTAAGGCAGATTGTATTTACCAAGTCATCGACAGACTATGGAGGACTTCTTGTTAGTCTTGTACATAGAGTTGGCATAGTAGGTTTCTCTTAAGACATTCAATTTTACACCTCGACAAAGTGGACTATCATATTACCCACATTCGACTAGAAAATACAATGTTCAAGAATCAGGTTCACACTGGCTCAAACACACTGGGGATCAATAGCAAGTCACAATCGCAAGACATTCGGGAGATGAACAGGAGTacaaaagaaataaaaaCTCCCAGGCAGTCACAGAGTAACTCGGGAATTAAAGAACACGCCTTGAACTATTAGGACAGGTTGCATGCAGTTGAATCAGGCCGATCCTGCTTCAGGACCACACTAATCTCTGAACTGAAAGCTATGGCGCTTACAGCATGATATGCATATTCGGAAAAAAGAAGGATATTCTGACAGAGAAGAATCAATTTAACAGGCGCAACCTTCCTTGGCTGTAGCAGCGGCTCGATCTCCAAGGTTGACTCTCGTATCGTCTGCGGGACGTCCAGCACTGAGGGCAGTTTGACCAGTTCCAGCACCGGCACCTCGTCCACTCTTCAAGCTGCTTTCAGGAATAGCATTGGCAATCGCAGTAAAAACCTCTGCGACATTCGTGCCGGTCTTGGCACTAGTTTCGAAGAACAAAAggctctcttcctccgcatACTCACTAGCTTCCCGTGTCGAGACCTTCCGGGCATCTCCTGGGGTagcttcctgctcctcatgGTTGTCGCCGGTAgcatcctcgccttcaacGCCAGATGATTCGCGCTCGTCATTGGCTTGTGGTTGCTCAGCTGCTTCCCCGTCATCGCTCGTGAGATCCAGCTTATTGCCAACAAGTGCAATCACGATTCCAGGGCTGGCTTGACGTTGAAGCTCGGCAACCCAGTGTTTCGCCTTGGTGAGAGAGGATGGTTTTGTGACATCGTAGACTACCAGCGCCGCCTGGGCGTTACGGTAGTACATCGGAGCGAGCGAAGCGAA contains the following coding sequences:
- a CDS encoding Rab family GTPase, which codes for MSDSTSANAPKPSSSVKLVLLGEAAVGKSSLVLRFVNNDFQENKEPTIGAAFLTQKCSLPTRTIKFEIWDTAGQERFASLAPMYYRNAQAALVVYDVTKPSSLTKAKHWVAELQRQASPGIVIALVGNKLDLTSDDGEAAEQPQANDERESSGVEGEDATGDNHEEQEATPGDARKVSTREASEYAEEESLLFFETSAKTGTNVAEVFTAIANAIPESSLKSGRGAGAGTGQTALSAGRPADDTRVNLGDRAAATAKEGCAC